In a single window of the Arachis hypogaea cultivar Tifrunner chromosome 6, arahy.Tifrunner.gnm2.J5K5, whole genome shotgun sequence genome:
- the LOC112755552 gene encoding uncharacterized protein isoform X1 — protein MEAHCNSELATSEKSMLTTQSDSKIFGEKRGSSHFREKHDLPRKRVKIRDLESVVQSAAQTSTHYSDFTSQEEDCDWQAVSEKEVSRVAEIPEAMGMDVFDEQETKREVIQEGPRNLDLNNDARGKFSSPDTRGGCVENLTNVSKQEKEQGSNLMISRGINVDLNAEDVTSSINLEATHRHKGYSHLKSKDVSESGSCSGPIEEKDPMRIWKEMKQNGFLSSSHGGIPVPKQRGRKSKNEMLKKKMEIAKREQVSRFTKIAAPSGLLNDLNPGIINHVRNRKQVHSIIEALVRSENNEHNNAGSNQTAHRTNVSTENRKRDLDYMADGSRHTKKHVGKMNDSPWIMDSRVCDRDKSMLEKSNLRSCSSHSMFERGDDILALKLSSSTKALMGSTTLSSEESSNLAIVPSLSLKAATVASQWLELLYQDIKGRLSALRRSRRRVRAVITTELPFLISKEFANNQENDPFAVKMTAGISTSKPADLHRARWTALFDHMDEALSEEEKQLESWLNQVKEKQVLCDQGLQQVNWNSTYGLQQMGTSENDSRVTGLDGSEKELAVNAAAASIYSTCNFLLSES, from the exons ATGGAAGCACACTGCAATTCGGAACTTGCTACATCCGAAAAGTCTATGTTAACTACACAATCGGACTCCAAG ATTTTTGGGGAGAAGCGTGGAAGTTCCCATTTCAGAGAGAAGCACGACCTACCTCGGAAACGGGTCAAAATTAGGGATCTTGAATCCGTGGTTCAGTCGGCGG CACAAACTAGTACTCATTATTCAGATTTTACAAGCCAGGAAGAAGATTGTGATTGGCAGGCAGTTAGTGAGAAGGAGGTGTCACGAGTGGCTGAAATCCCCGAAGCTATGGGAATGGATGTTTTCGATGAACAGGAAACCAAGAGGGAAGTAATCCAGGAGGGACCCAGGAATCTCGATCTTAACAATGATGCAAGGGGCAAATTTTCCTCTCCGGATACAAGAGGCGGATGTGTTGAGAATCTCACTAATGTATCAAAGCAAGAGAAGGAACAAGGTAGCAATCTTATGATATCAAGGGGAATTAATGTCGATCTTAATGCAGAAGATGTTACTAGCTCTATAAATTTGGAAGCAACACATCGTCATAAAGGATACAGTCATCTTAAATCTAAAGATGTTTCAGAGAGTGGAAGCTGCTCTGGACCAATAGAGGAGAAGGATCCAATGAGGATATGGAAGGAGATGAAGCAAAATGGGTTTCTTTCTTCGTCTCATGGAGGCATTCCGGTGCCAAAACAACGTGGGAGAAAAAGCAAAAATGAAATGCTCAAGAAAAAGATGGAAATTGCTAAGAGAGAACAGGTAAGCAGGTTTACAAAGATTGCTGCTCCAAGTGGACTACTTAATGACCTAAACCCTGGAATTATAAATCATGTAAGAAATAGAAAGCAGGTCCATTCAATAATTGAAGCTCTTGTAAGGTCTGAAAATAATGAACACAACAATGCTGGGAGTAATCAAACTGCACACCGAACAAATGTAAGCACTGAAAACAGAAAAAGGGACTTGGATTATATGGCTGATGGGAGCAGACATACGAAAAAACATgtgggaaaaatgaatgattccCCTTGGATTATGGATAGTAGAGTTTGTGATCGTGACAAGTCCATGTTAGAGAAATCTAACCTTCGAAGTTGTTCGTCACACTCGATGTTTGAAAGAGGAGATGATATTTTAGCTTTGAAATTGTCATCTTCAACGAAGGCATTGATGGGTTCGACCACTTTGTCAAGTGAGGAATCATCAAACTTAGCAATCGTTCCTTCTCTTTCCCTAAAAG CTGCTACTGTTGCTTCACAATGGTTGGAGCTTCTATATCAAGACATTAAAGGGCGTCTTTCGG CTTTGCGCCGCAGTAGGAGGAGGGTTCGAGCTGTAATCACTACTGAGTTGCCTTTTCTTATATCAAAGGAATTTGCAAATAATCAAGAAAATGACCCTTTTGCCGTGAAAATGACTGCGGGAATTTCCACTAGCAAACCAGCAGATCTGCATCGGGCAAGATGGACTGCGTTGTTTGATCACATGGATGAAGCACTTTCAGAAGAGGAAAAACAACTT GAAAGTTGGTTGAATCAGGTAAAAGAAAAGCAAGTGCTATGTGACCAAGGTCTGCAACAAGTAAACTGGAACAGTACATATGGTTTGCAGCAGATGGGAACTTCCGAAAATGATTCCAG GGTCACAGGATTAGATGGTTCAGAGAAAGAATTAGCAGTTAATGCAGCTGCAGCTTCAATATATTCAACATGCAATTTTTTACTGTCAGAGAGCTAA
- the LOC112755549 gene encoding uncharacterized protein isoform X1 — MGRSRLDALVSVFVTVHPHETSALLHSFFCFFFILSAYFVVLPLRDEGAISLGLSNLPGLFVGSLVLTLIAAPVSSLIFSLPNLSKNKALVSIHRFFSISLIVFFFLWRSSSTSKLIESTTSTYSSEQDGKIGDQGSPTPPLGWDSHGWFYISVRIGLFLWVALLNLITISSTWARVIDVMDSESGSRLFGFVGAGATLGQLFGSLFATGMAFVGPFLLLFAALLLEFAARTSRGINCNSSNAEEELTPMRESDSNHENGADEKSEHTVRASPKSSTSLSRLQIWPIFDGLWLILSSTYLLHVSLFIWLSAVISSFFYFQKVSVIATTVTSSLGRRKMFAEINSFIATFILVGQLSMTGRILTVAGVTIAICSAPFIGLLNLVALAVWPDWLVVATCETLRKVVTYVVTRPGRELLFTVVSQDEKYKAKICIDVLVQRLGDAAAAGMYKILFGTLKGKPSTVSLYALPVCMLWIITAFYLGRRQVELSKHHQIASS, encoded by the exons ATGGGGCGGTCTCGGTTGGATGCGCTCGTCTCCGTGTTCGTTACGGTGCACCCGCACGAGACCTCTGCTCTGCTTCACtccttcttctgcttcttcttc ATTTTGAGTGCGTATTTCGTGGTTCTTCCTTTGCGAGACGAGGGTGCTATCTCGTTGGGCTTATCGAATCTACCAGGTTTATTCGTTGGGTCTTTGGTGCTCACACTCATTGCCGCACCCGTTTCATCTCTCATCTTTTCTCTCCCTAATCTTTCAAAAAACAAG GCATTGGTTTCAATACACAGGTTCTTTAGCATATCACTCATAGTCTTCTTTTTCTTGTGGCGCTCCTCATCAACATCTAAATTGATA GAGTCAACTACTTCGACATATTCCTCAGAGCAAGATGGGAAGATTGGTGATCAAGGCAGTCCTACACCTCCATTAGGTTGGGATAGCCATGGGTGGTTCTATATCTCAGTCCGAATTGGATTGTTTCTTTGG GTTGCGTTGCTTAATCTAAtcacaatttcttcaacttgGGCAAGGGTAATTGATGTGATGGACAGTGAG TCAGGTTCGAGATTATTTGGATTTGTTGGGGCTGGTGCTACACTTGGACAACTTTTTGGGTCTCTTTTTGCTACAGGAATGGCTTTTGTCGGGCCAT TCTTGCTATTGTTTGCTGCATTACTATTGGAATTTGCAGCAAGGACATCAAGAGGGATAAATTGTAATTCATCTAATGCTGAAGAGGAATTGACTCCTATGAG AGAATCTGATTCCAACCATGAAAATGGAGCCGATGAGAAGAGTGAACATACTGTTAGAGCTTCTCCAAAGTCATCTACTTCTTTATCGAGACTTCAAATTTGGCCTATATTTGATGGATTATGGCTTATACTATCATCAACTTACCTGTTGCATGTATCATTGTTCATCTGGCTGAGTGCAGTTatctcttcattcttctacttTCAG AAAGTAAGTGTGATTGCCACTACAGTTACAAGCTCTCTGGGAAGAAGAAAAATGTTTGCAGAGATAAATAGCTTTATTGCTACTTTTATCCTTGTTGGGCAGCTGTCCATGACG GGGCGCATTCTTACTGTTGCTGGGGTGACTATAGCTATATGCTCTGCACCTTTTATTGGCCTTTTAAATTTAGTTGCTCTAGCTGTTTGGCCGGACTGGCTGGTTGTTGCCACTTGTGAAACATTAAGAAAG GTTGTTACATATGTTGTGACAAGGCCTGGAAGAGAACTTTTATTTACTGTTGTTTCACAGGATGAGAAGTACAAAGCCAAA ATATGCATCGATGTGTTGGTTCAAAGGCTTGGAGATGCTGCAGCAGCTGGAATGTACAAAATACTTTTTGGTACTCTCAAGGGGAAACCATCAACCGTTTCCCTTTATGCTTTGCCT GTTTGTATGTTGTGGATAATCACAGCATTCTATTTGGGTCGCCGGCAAGTAGAACTTTCAAAGCACCATCAGATTGCTTCCAGTTGA
- the LOC112755552 gene encoding uncharacterized protein isoform X2 produces MEAHCNSELATSEKSMLTTQSDSKIFGEKRGSSHFREKHDLPRKRVKIRDLESVVQSAAQTSTHYSDFTSQEEDCDWQAVSEKEVSRVAEIPEAMGMDVFDEQETKREVIQEGPRNLDLNNDARGKFSSPDTRGGCVENLTNVSKQEKEQGSNLMISRGINVDLNAEDVTSSINLEATHRHKGYSHLKSKDVSESGSCSGPIEEKDPMRIWKEMKQNGFLSSSHGGIPVPKQRGRKSKNEMLKKKMEIAKREQVSRFTKIAAPSGLLNDLNPGIINHVRNRKQVHSIIEALVRSENNEHNNAGSNQTAHRTNVSTENRKRDLDYMADGSRHTKKHVGKMNDSPWIMDSRVCDRDKSMLEKSNLRSCSSHSMFERGDDILALKLSSSTKALMGSTTLSTATVASQWLELLYQDIKGRLSALRRSRRRVRAVITTELPFLISKEFANNQENDPFAVKMTAGISTSKPADLHRARWTALFDHMDEALSEEEKQLESWLNQVKEKQVLCDQGLQQVNWNSTYGLQQMGTSENDSRVTGLDGSEKELAVNAAAASIYSTCNFLLSES; encoded by the exons ATGGAAGCACACTGCAATTCGGAACTTGCTACATCCGAAAAGTCTATGTTAACTACACAATCGGACTCCAAG ATTTTTGGGGAGAAGCGTGGAAGTTCCCATTTCAGAGAGAAGCACGACCTACCTCGGAAACGGGTCAAAATTAGGGATCTTGAATCCGTGGTTCAGTCGGCGG CACAAACTAGTACTCATTATTCAGATTTTACAAGCCAGGAAGAAGATTGTGATTGGCAGGCAGTTAGTGAGAAGGAGGTGTCACGAGTGGCTGAAATCCCCGAAGCTATGGGAATGGATGTTTTCGATGAACAGGAAACCAAGAGGGAAGTAATCCAGGAGGGACCCAGGAATCTCGATCTTAACAATGATGCAAGGGGCAAATTTTCCTCTCCGGATACAAGAGGCGGATGTGTTGAGAATCTCACTAATGTATCAAAGCAAGAGAAGGAACAAGGTAGCAATCTTATGATATCAAGGGGAATTAATGTCGATCTTAATGCAGAAGATGTTACTAGCTCTATAAATTTGGAAGCAACACATCGTCATAAAGGATACAGTCATCTTAAATCTAAAGATGTTTCAGAGAGTGGAAGCTGCTCTGGACCAATAGAGGAGAAGGATCCAATGAGGATATGGAAGGAGATGAAGCAAAATGGGTTTCTTTCTTCGTCTCATGGAGGCATTCCGGTGCCAAAACAACGTGGGAGAAAAAGCAAAAATGAAATGCTCAAGAAAAAGATGGAAATTGCTAAGAGAGAACAGGTAAGCAGGTTTACAAAGATTGCTGCTCCAAGTGGACTACTTAATGACCTAAACCCTGGAATTATAAATCATGTAAGAAATAGAAAGCAGGTCCATTCAATAATTGAAGCTCTTGTAAGGTCTGAAAATAATGAACACAACAATGCTGGGAGTAATCAAACTGCACACCGAACAAATGTAAGCACTGAAAACAGAAAAAGGGACTTGGATTATATGGCTGATGGGAGCAGACATACGAAAAAACATgtgggaaaaatgaatgattccCCTTGGATTATGGATAGTAGAGTTTGTGATCGTGACAAGTCCATGTTAGAGAAATCTAACCTTCGAAGTTGTTCGTCACACTCGATGTTTGAAAGAGGAGATGATATTTTAGCTTTGAAATTGTCATCTTCAACGAAGGCATTGATGGGTTCGACCACTTTGTCAA CTGCTACTGTTGCTTCACAATGGTTGGAGCTTCTATATCAAGACATTAAAGGGCGTCTTTCGG CTTTGCGCCGCAGTAGGAGGAGGGTTCGAGCTGTAATCACTACTGAGTTGCCTTTTCTTATATCAAAGGAATTTGCAAATAATCAAGAAAATGACCCTTTTGCCGTGAAAATGACTGCGGGAATTTCCACTAGCAAACCAGCAGATCTGCATCGGGCAAGATGGACTGCGTTGTTTGATCACATGGATGAAGCACTTTCAGAAGAGGAAAAACAACTT GAAAGTTGGTTGAATCAGGTAAAAGAAAAGCAAGTGCTATGTGACCAAGGTCTGCAACAAGTAAACTGGAACAGTACATATGGTTTGCAGCAGATGGGAACTTCCGAAAATGATTCCAG GGTCACAGGATTAGATGGTTCAGAGAAAGAATTAGCAGTTAATGCAGCTGCAGCTTCAATATATTCAACATGCAATTTTTTACTGTCAGAGAGCTAA
- the LOC112755549 gene encoding uncharacterized protein isoform X3, giving the protein MGRSRLDALVSVFVTVHPHETSALLHSFFCFFFILSAYFVVLPLRDEGAISLGLSNLPGLFVGSLVLTLIAAPVSSLIFSLPNLSKNKALVSIHRFFSISLIVFFFLWRSSSTSKLIESTTSTYSSEQDGKIGDQGSPTPPLGWDSHGWFYISVRIGLFLWVALLNLITISSTWARVIDVMDSESGSRLFGFVGAGATLGQLFGSLFATGMAFVGPFLLLFAALLLEFAARTSRGINCNSSNAEEELTPMRESDSNHENGADEKSEHTVRASPKSSTSLSRLQIWPIFDGLWLILSSTYLLHVSLFIWLSAVISSFFYFQKVSVIATTVTSSLGRRKMFAEINSFIATFILVGQLSMTGRILTVAGVTIAICSAPFIGLLNLVALAVWPDWLVVATCETLRKVVTYVVTRPGRELLFTVVSQDEKYKAKICIDVLVQRLGDAAAAGMYKILFGTLKGKPSTVSLYALPHSIWVAGK; this is encoded by the exons ATGGGGCGGTCTCGGTTGGATGCGCTCGTCTCCGTGTTCGTTACGGTGCACCCGCACGAGACCTCTGCTCTGCTTCACtccttcttctgcttcttcttc ATTTTGAGTGCGTATTTCGTGGTTCTTCCTTTGCGAGACGAGGGTGCTATCTCGTTGGGCTTATCGAATCTACCAGGTTTATTCGTTGGGTCTTTGGTGCTCACACTCATTGCCGCACCCGTTTCATCTCTCATCTTTTCTCTCCCTAATCTTTCAAAAAACAAG GCATTGGTTTCAATACACAGGTTCTTTAGCATATCACTCATAGTCTTCTTTTTCTTGTGGCGCTCCTCATCAACATCTAAATTGATA GAGTCAACTACTTCGACATATTCCTCAGAGCAAGATGGGAAGATTGGTGATCAAGGCAGTCCTACACCTCCATTAGGTTGGGATAGCCATGGGTGGTTCTATATCTCAGTCCGAATTGGATTGTTTCTTTGG GTTGCGTTGCTTAATCTAAtcacaatttcttcaacttgGGCAAGGGTAATTGATGTGATGGACAGTGAG TCAGGTTCGAGATTATTTGGATTTGTTGGGGCTGGTGCTACACTTGGACAACTTTTTGGGTCTCTTTTTGCTACAGGAATGGCTTTTGTCGGGCCAT TCTTGCTATTGTTTGCTGCATTACTATTGGAATTTGCAGCAAGGACATCAAGAGGGATAAATTGTAATTCATCTAATGCTGAAGAGGAATTGACTCCTATGAG AGAATCTGATTCCAACCATGAAAATGGAGCCGATGAGAAGAGTGAACATACTGTTAGAGCTTCTCCAAAGTCATCTACTTCTTTATCGAGACTTCAAATTTGGCCTATATTTGATGGATTATGGCTTATACTATCATCAACTTACCTGTTGCATGTATCATTGTTCATCTGGCTGAGTGCAGTTatctcttcattcttctacttTCAG AAAGTAAGTGTGATTGCCACTACAGTTACAAGCTCTCTGGGAAGAAGAAAAATGTTTGCAGAGATAAATAGCTTTATTGCTACTTTTATCCTTGTTGGGCAGCTGTCCATGACG GGGCGCATTCTTACTGTTGCTGGGGTGACTATAGCTATATGCTCTGCACCTTTTATTGGCCTTTTAAATTTAGTTGCTCTAGCTGTTTGGCCGGACTGGCTGGTTGTTGCCACTTGTGAAACATTAAGAAAG GTTGTTACATATGTTGTGACAAGGCCTGGAAGAGAACTTTTATTTACTGTTGTTTCACAGGATGAGAAGTACAAAGCCAAA ATATGCATCGATGTGTTGGTTCAAAGGCTTGGAGATGCTGCAGCAGCTGGAATGTACAAAATACTTTTTGGTACTCTCAAGGGGAAACCATCAACCGTTTCCCTTTATGCTTTGCCT CATTCTATTTGGGTCGCCGGCAAGTAG
- the LOC112755550 gene encoding uncharacterized protein → MTSAFSGVAVAQGPKLLLRSLRFCSNSHASVRNCRAFAMDSSSVRVSSSNGGGGDGEVRFPLSSAASSALVIQKGDITKWSIDGSTDAIVNPANERMLGGGGADGAIHRAAGPELVQACLKVPEVRPGIRCPTGEARITPGFKLPASHVIHTVGPIYHADNNPAASLANAYRNSLKVAKENSIQYIAFPAISCGVYGYPYDEAATVAISSIKEFPNDFKEVHFVLFLPEIYDTWVNKAKELLKE, encoded by the exons ATGACTTCAGCGTTCTCTGGAGTAGCAGTGGCGCAAGGTCCAAaacttcttctgaggagcctcagatTCTGCTCGAACTCGCACGCTAGCGTGAGAAATTGCCGTGCGTTCGCGATGGATTCTTCTTCTGTTAGGGTTTCTTCTTCCAATGGTGGCGGTGGCGACGGCGAGGTTCGGTTTCCGTTGTCATCGGCGGCGTCGAGCGCTCTGGTCATTCAGAAGGGAGATATCACGAAGTGGTCAATTGATGGTTCCACTGATGCAATA GTGAATCCTGCCAATGAGAGAATGCTTGGAGGTGGTGGAGCTGACGGAG CTATACATAGAGCTGCAGGCCCAGAACTTGTTCAAGCTTGCCTCAAGGTTCCAGAAGTCAGGCCTGGAATCCGCTGCCCAACAGGGGAAGCAAGGATCACACC AGGTTTCAAGCTTCCAGCTTCTCATGTTATTCATACCGTTGGACCAATTTACCATGCAGATAATAATCCAGCTGCCTCTCTGGCGAATGCATACAG AAATAGCTTGAAGGTTGCAAAAGAGAACAGCATTCAGTATATAGCATTCCCAGCCATATCATGTGGTGTCTATGG CTACCCTTATGATGAAGCTGCTACAGTGGCTATTTCTTCCATAAAAGAGTTTCCAAATGACTTTAAAGAG GTCCACTTTGTTCTGTTTTTGCCTGAAATTTATGACACTTGGGTAAACAAGGCAAAGGAGTTGCTGAAAGAGTAA
- the LOC112755549 gene encoding uncharacterized protein isoform X2 has translation MGRSRLDALVSVFVTVHPHETSALLHSFFCFFFILSAYFVVLPLRDEGAISLGLSNLPGLFVGSLVLTLIAAPVSSLIFSLPNLSKNKALVSIHRFFSISLIVFFFLWRSSSTSKLIESTTSTYSSEQDGKIGDQGSPTPPLGWDSHGWFYISVRIGLFLWVALLNLITISSTWARVIDVMDSESGSRLFGFVGAGATLGQLFGSLFATGMAFVGPFLLLFAALLLEFAARTSRGINCNSSNAEEELTPMRESDSNHENGADEKSEHTVRASPKSSTSLSRLQIWPIFDGLWLILSSTYLLHVSLFIWLSAVISSFFYFQKVSVIATTVTSSLGRRKMFAEINSFIATFILVGQLSMTGRILTVAGVTIAICSAPFIGLLNLVALAVWPDWLVVATCETLRKVVTYVVTRPGRELLFTVVSQDEKYKAKICIDVLVQRLGDAAAAGMYKILFGTLKGKPSTVSLYALPARFDEHYFFL, from the exons ATGGGGCGGTCTCGGTTGGATGCGCTCGTCTCCGTGTTCGTTACGGTGCACCCGCACGAGACCTCTGCTCTGCTTCACtccttcttctgcttcttcttc ATTTTGAGTGCGTATTTCGTGGTTCTTCCTTTGCGAGACGAGGGTGCTATCTCGTTGGGCTTATCGAATCTACCAGGTTTATTCGTTGGGTCTTTGGTGCTCACACTCATTGCCGCACCCGTTTCATCTCTCATCTTTTCTCTCCCTAATCTTTCAAAAAACAAG GCATTGGTTTCAATACACAGGTTCTTTAGCATATCACTCATAGTCTTCTTTTTCTTGTGGCGCTCCTCATCAACATCTAAATTGATA GAGTCAACTACTTCGACATATTCCTCAGAGCAAGATGGGAAGATTGGTGATCAAGGCAGTCCTACACCTCCATTAGGTTGGGATAGCCATGGGTGGTTCTATATCTCAGTCCGAATTGGATTGTTTCTTTGG GTTGCGTTGCTTAATCTAAtcacaatttcttcaacttgGGCAAGGGTAATTGATGTGATGGACAGTGAG TCAGGTTCGAGATTATTTGGATTTGTTGGGGCTGGTGCTACACTTGGACAACTTTTTGGGTCTCTTTTTGCTACAGGAATGGCTTTTGTCGGGCCAT TCTTGCTATTGTTTGCTGCATTACTATTGGAATTTGCAGCAAGGACATCAAGAGGGATAAATTGTAATTCATCTAATGCTGAAGAGGAATTGACTCCTATGAG AGAATCTGATTCCAACCATGAAAATGGAGCCGATGAGAAGAGTGAACATACTGTTAGAGCTTCTCCAAAGTCATCTACTTCTTTATCGAGACTTCAAATTTGGCCTATATTTGATGGATTATGGCTTATACTATCATCAACTTACCTGTTGCATGTATCATTGTTCATCTGGCTGAGTGCAGTTatctcttcattcttctacttTCAG AAAGTAAGTGTGATTGCCACTACAGTTACAAGCTCTCTGGGAAGAAGAAAAATGTTTGCAGAGATAAATAGCTTTATTGCTACTTTTATCCTTGTTGGGCAGCTGTCCATGACG GGGCGCATTCTTACTGTTGCTGGGGTGACTATAGCTATATGCTCTGCACCTTTTATTGGCCTTTTAAATTTAGTTGCTCTAGCTGTTTGGCCGGACTGGCTGGTTGTTGCCACTTGTGAAACATTAAGAAAG GTTGTTACATATGTTGTGACAAGGCCTGGAAGAGAACTTTTATTTACTGTTGTTTCACAGGATGAGAAGTACAAAGCCAAA ATATGCATCGATGTGTTGGTTCAAAGGCTTGGAGATGCTGCAGCAGCTGGAATGTACAAAATACTTTTTGGTACTCTCAAGGGGAAACCATCAACCGTTTCCCTTTATGCTTTGCCT GCAAGATTCGATGAACATTATTTCTTTCTCTAA